One Candidatus Kuenenbacteria bacterium genomic region harbors:
- a CDS encoding prepilin-type N-terminal cleavage/methylation domain-containing protein has protein sequence MRRIKKIRGFSLLEVIFTIAILAVAIFTLYSLFNLSLKMVWETKARVGATQLANQKLEIIRNLPYTSIGTVGGVVPGAIAEEESVELNSIVYDVYTNVVYVDDPFDGTWNSDPVDIVPSDYKRVLVRVSWNSNFSSSPVDFFTDVASRNGEEAIGGGTLAITVFDASGLPVGNANVHIYNNQISPIIDTNTFTNAQGQIVLPGIKAASDSYQITVTKSGYTTDKTYNTTTDLPSPDKPHLSIIEGRSTSESFTIDLVSNMNIHVQDVNGLALEGVTVSLRGEKTIGRDSGGDLVYKYNESKTTNFAGNIVLPNMEWDTYNMTVSEASGYDIAEVDPPQPIVLPVNSSQDVVITLDPAAEHSLLTVVKDIEGLPIAGASVHVTNSFGYDNTLETGLAGQAFFTPLNNATTTVEVTHGSYQYYLNEFILSGYTVEPVILVQ, from the coding sequence ATGAGAAGAATAAAAAAAATAAGGGGCTTTTCCCTTTTAGAAGTAATTTTTACCATTGCTATTTTGGCCGTGGCTATTTTTACTTTGTATTCTTTGTTCAATTTATCTTTGAAGATGGTCTGGGAGACGAAAGCCAGAGTGGGGGCAACGCAATTGGCGAATCAAAAATTGGAAATTATTAGGAATTTGCCATATACGAGCATTGGTACGGTCGGTGGCGTGGTGCCGGGGGCGATAGCAGAGGAGGAGAGTGTGGAGCTGAATAGTATAGTTTACGATGTCTATACAAACGTGGTTTATGTAGACGATCCTTTTGACGGCACTTGGAATTCTGATCCGGTAGATATAGTCCCGAGTGATTATAAAAGGGTCCTGGTCAGGGTGAGCTGGAATTCTAATTTTAGTTCTTCGCCAGTAGATTTTTTTACGGATGTGGCCTCAAGAAATGGAGAGGAAGCGATCGGCGGGGGCACTCTCGCGATCACAGTTTTTGACGCTAGTGGTTTGCCGGTCGGAAATGCCAATGTGCATATTTATAATAATCAAATCAGTCCCATTATTGACACTAACACTTTTACCAACGCACAAGGCCAGATTGTTTTGCCAGGCATAAAAGCGGCGAGTGATTCTTACCAGATAACCGTGACAAAGTCTGGCTATACCACAGACAAGACTTATAATACAACGACAGATTTGCCGTCACCAGATAAGCCGCATCTAAGTATTATAGAGGGGCGGTCAACATCAGAGAGTTTTACTATAGATCTGGTGTCAAATATGAATATCCATGTTCAGGATGTAAATGGATTGGCCCTAGAGGGGGTGACGGTGAGCCTGCGAGGAGAGAAAACTATCGGGCGCGACAGCGGCGGAGACTTGGTCTATAAATATAATGAGAGTAAAACAACAAATTTTGCTGGCAATATTGTTTTGCCAAATATGGAGTGGGACACCTATAATATGACAGTTTCTGAGGCGTCTGGTTATGATATAGCAGAAGTTGACCCGCCCCAACCGATAGTTTTGCCCGTGAATTCTAGCCAAGACGTTGTAATTACCCTAGATCCAGCAGCAGAACACAGTCTCTTGACGGTAGTAAAAGATATTGAGGGGTTGCCCATCGCAGGGGCGAGTGTACACGTGACAAATAGTTTTGGATATGATAATACATTAGAAACAGGGCTGGCCGGGCAGGCTTTTTTCACCCCGCTCAATAATGCTACTACCACAGTTGAGGTGACTCATGGCAGTTATCAGTATTATTTAAATGAATTTATTTTGAGTGGTTATACGGTCGAGCCGGTGATATTGGTGCAATAA
- a CDS encoding type II secretion system F family protein produces MAITISQFSDNKKNEVSEDKKDKKFFDFLKKFRSIGLREKIFFVQNLRIMVKGGLSLGAALDTVAAQVSNSYFKEILGNVSHEVDSGVSFSQALEKYPKVFNDLFVNMIKSGEMSGNLEGVLERLHIQMKRDHDLIAKVKGAMVYPLVVVVAMVGIGTAMIVFVVPKLIAIFEEFKAKLPLPTRILIGVSKFITANGVYVVLGLIIFVFIFIKFYRSERGKNIFHKIFLKIPVFSTIVKKINLARFCRTTSSLLKTDIPIVQSLKITSLIASNVYYKMALVDASQKIAKGLQINKVLSGYPKLFPPTVIQMLKVGEESGAVDEVLDEVAQFYEEDINQVMESLPSLIEPILILVLGFGVGGMAIAIIMPMYSLTQSF; encoded by the coding sequence ATGGCGATTACGATAAGCCAATTTTCGGATAACAAAAAAAATGAAGTAAGTGAGGACAAAAAAGATAAAAAATTTTTTGATTTTTTGAAAAAGTTTCGCAGTATCGGCTTGCGGGAAAAGATTTTTTTTGTCCAAAACTTGAGGATAATGGTAAAGGGCGGTTTGTCGCTTGGCGCCGCGCTCGATACGGTAGCGGCGCAGGTCAGCAATAGTTATTTTAAGGAGATACTGGGCAATGTCTCTCACGAGGTGGATTCGGGTGTATCTTTCTCTCAGGCATTGGAGAAATACCCAAAGGTTTTTAATGATTTATTTGTAAACATGATCAAATCTGGAGAGATGTCTGGCAATCTCGAAGGTGTCTTGGAAAGGCTGCATATCCAGATGAAAAGAGATCATGATCTGATCGCCAAGGTAAAGGGGGCGATGGTTTACCCTCTGGTGGTGGTAGTGGCGATGGTCGGTATAGGTACAGCCATGATTGTCTTTGTGGTGCCCAAGCTGATAGCCATTTTTGAAGAATTTAAGGCCAAGTTGCCCTTGCCAACCAGAATCCTTATTGGGGTTAGTAAGTTTATCACCGCCAACGGGGTATATGTGGTATTGGGGTTGATAATTTTTGTGTTTATTTTTATAAAATTTTATCGGAGCGAGAGGGGTAAAAATATTTTTCATAAGATATTTTTAAAAATTCCAGTTTTTTCAACCATTGTGAAAAAAATAAATTTGGCTCGTTTTTGTCGAACAACATCTTCCTTGTTGAAGACGGATATACCTATTGTGCAAAGCTTGAAGATAACATCATTAATTGCCAGTAATGTTTATTATAAGATGGCCCTGGTGGACGCCTCACAAAAGATAGCCAAGGGTTTACAGATCAACAAGGTTTTGTCTGGGTATCCAAAACTTTTTCCGCCGACAGTGATCCAGATGCTAAAGGTAGGTGAAGAGTCTGGAGCAGTGGACGAGGTTTTGGATGAAGTGGCCCAGTTTTATGAAGAGGACATAAATCAGGTAATGGAGAGTCTGCCTTCTTTGATTGAGCCAATATTGATTTTGGTTTTGGGTTTTGGCGTTGGTGGTATGGCGATTGCCATTATTATGCCGATGTATTCTTTGACGCAGTCTTTTTGA
- a CDS encoding glycosyltransferase family 2 protein, producing MISIIITAKNEAKTIKRAVLAFVGEKLESSEIIVVAPDQETLESAKDVGEPVIAIRDLGHGKSAALNLAIRQARGEKVIFSDGDVEIKPGAARYLAESDGDLVSGQPVAQKNQIGIFGFWQNVLFDTAHRIRVEKSSRGAYFPVSGYLFLARRETLADFVWPEESLAEDDFFSHYAWHKGFKIKYEERAEVNVLAPKNFSDWLKQKVRTLAASYQIPKEWQVKEEPRSFWGETSGGGQMWKKYALGPKEKVWLLALFGARLLAWLIAFWRVKILGQKREKIWQRVESTK from the coding sequence ATGATTTCTATAATAATCACAGCGAAAAACGAAGCTAAGACCATCAAGAGGGCGGTCCTGGCTTTTGTTGGGGAAAAGCTCGAGTCCAGTGAGATAATAGTAGTGGCGCCAGATCAAGAAACCTTGGAGTCTGCGAAAGATGTTGGCGAGCCAGTGATAGCGATAAGGGATTTGGGGCACGGCAAAAGTGCAGCTTTGAATCTGGCGATCCGGCAAGCGAGGGGGGAAAAAGTAATATTTTCAGATGGCGATGTAGAGATAAAACCGGGGGCGGCTAGATATTTGGCAGAAAGCGATGGCGATTTGGTCTCTGGGCAGCCGGTGGCGCAAAAAAATCAGATAGGAATTTTTGGTTTTTGGCAGAATGTTTTATTTGATACAGCCCACAGGATTAGAGTTGAAAAAAGTTCACGGGGAGCTTATTTTCCCGTGAGTGGTTATTTGTTTTTGGCAAGGAGAGAGACACTAGCTGATTTTGTCTGGCCGGAAGAATCTTTGGCTGAAGATGATTTTTTTTCCCATTACGCTTGGCACAAGGGATTTAAAATAAAATATGAAGAACGGGCAGAGGTGAATGTGTTGGCACCCAAAAATTTTTCAGATTGGTTGAAGCAAAAAGTCAGAACATTGGCGGCTAGTTACCAGATACCAAAAGAGTGGCAAGTAAAAGAAGAGCCGCGCTCTTTTTGGGGCGAGACCTCGGGTGGCGGCCAGATGTGGAAGAAATATGCCCTTGGCCCAAAGGAAAAAGTTTGGCTTTTGGCCTTATTCGGCGCGCGTCTCTTGGCTTGGCTAATTGCTTTTTGGCGGGTAAAAATATTGGGTCAAAAAAGAGAAAAAATTTGGCAAAGGGTGGAGAGCACAAAGTAA